A genomic stretch from Deltaproteobacteria bacterium HGW-Deltaproteobacteria-18 includes:
- a CDS encoding transcriptional regulator: MNIKLKYGSEYRVLELPDDSDVTIMKPRDMPVLEDLGRALDEALDHPIDTPPLEGRARPESIAIAVPDETRPAPLKVLLPVLLDRLFRIWPDLDPASVRIVVGGGLHPAPDEAQLARILPENLRGCTVVSHDALASPMTNFGVTSRGTPVEINAAYGEAELKLVIGMIDPHQFQGMTGGAKGVAIGCASAALIQNNHSLMSSPEARVGNILDNPTRLDINEAGQMIGIDMAINVSLNPAKQAVALLAGEPVAVLKAGAAFSEKVYGLPLEKPFDIVIASCGGAPKDICLYQAQKGLNLASQCAVEGGKILLLAACPQGVGDDHYQNYVRQFASPEEQMREFEERGFRMGAHKAFLFSRTLTRFTVVVDSKMDAGELAECHLKKDDAQQTLDRWLKDVSPGAKLRIAVIPNANTTYFFRAAP, translated from the coding sequence ATGAACATCAAGCTCAAATACGGGTCCGAATACAGGGTTCTTGAACTGCCCGACGACTCCGACGTCACGATTATGAAGCCCCGGGACATGCCGGTCCTTGAGGATCTTGGCCGCGCCCTCGACGAAGCCCTGGATCATCCCATCGACACTCCGCCGCTGGAAGGCAGAGCCAGGCCGGAAAGCATCGCCATCGCCGTGCCCGACGAGACCAGGCCGGCGCCCCTGAAGGTCCTCCTGCCCGTCCTGCTGGACCGTCTGTTCCGCATCTGGCCGGACCTTGATCCGGCCAGCGTGCGCATCGTTGTCGGCGGCGGCCTGCACCCGGCGCCCGACGAAGCCCAACTGGCGCGCATTCTGCCCGAGAATCTGCGCGGCTGCACAGTCGTGTCCCACGATGCCTTGGCCTCGCCCATGACCAATTTCGGCGTCACCAGCCGCGGCACCCCCGTGGAGATCAACGCCGCCTACGGCGAGGCAGAGCTCAAACTCGTCATCGGCATGATCGATCCCCACCAGTTCCAAGGGATGACAGGCGGGGCCAAGGGCGTGGCCATCGGCTGCGCCTCCGCAGCCTTGATCCAGAACAACCACAGCCTCATGTCGAGCCCCGAAGCCCGGGTAGGCAACATCCTGGACAATCCCACCCGCCTGGACATCAACGAAGCCGGCCAGATGATCGGTATCGACATGGCCATCAACGTCAGCCTCAACCCGGCCAAGCAGGCCGTGGCCCTGCTGGCTGGCGAACCCGTGGCGGTCCTGAAGGCCGGGGCGGCCTTTTCCGAAAAGGTCTACGGACTGCCCCTGGAAAAGCCCTTCGACATCGTCATCGCTTCCTGCGGCGGCGCCCCCAAGGACATCTGCCTCTATCAGGCCCAGAAGGGCCTCAACCTGGCCTCCCAGTGCGCGGTCGAAGGGGGGAAGATCCTGCTCCTGGCCGCGTGTCCCCAAGGCGTCGGCGACGATCACTACCAGAACTACGTTCGGCAGTTCGCCAGCCCCGAAGAGCAGATGCGGGAATTCGAGGAGCGGGGCTTCCGCATGGGCGCGCACAAGGCCTTCCTGTTCAGCAGGACCCTGACGCGCTTCACGGTGGTGGTGGACTCGAAGATGGACGCCGGGGAACTGGCCGAATGCCACCTGAAGAAGGACGACGCCCAGCAGACCCTGGACCGCTGGCTCAAAGACGTTTCTCCCGGCGCGAAGCTGCGCATCGCCGTGATCCCCAACGCCAACACGACCTATTTCTTCAGGGCCGCGCCATGA
- a CDS encoding thiamine biosynthesis protein ThiF — MSGDDTLTPLPDHIFIDRAAQSGRTIQQEVSRGIEGGEMPIRYQRNAATISPMEQAKLARSRILLVGCGGLGGHVLEFLVRAGVGTILVCDPDRFDLTNANRQILASSNNIGRIKVEVASERAGRINPLVRVMPLATDFRNEKSLAADLVVDCLGGAECRRDLQRMAAEGKMPLVSAGISGWTALVSTTWPGETGLAEFMNEKQAGSELIQGVPSPVAGFAASLQATEVVRILTGHIPALRGSLLLADLAEMRFSSISLQTGLDFSI; from the coding sequence ATGAGCGGCGACGACACCCTTACCCCTCTCCCGGACCATATCTTCATTGACAGGGCGGCCCAATCGGGCCGCACCATCCAGCAGGAAGTCTCCAGAGGCATAGAAGGCGGCGAGATGCCCATCCGCTACCAGCGCAACGCCGCGACCATCAGTCCCATGGAACAGGCCAAGCTGGCGCGCTCCCGGATTCTCCTCGTGGGCTGCGGGGGCCTTGGCGGACACGTGCTGGAATTTCTCGTCCGGGCCGGAGTGGGCACCATCCTGGTCTGCGACCCGGATCGGTTCGACCTCACCAACGCCAACCGGCAGATACTGGCATCCTCGAACAACATAGGGCGGATAAAGGTCGAAGTCGCCTCGGAACGCGCCGGAAGGATAAATCCCCTGGTCAGGGTTATGCCTCTGGCCACGGATTTCCGAAATGAAAAATCCCTGGCCGCAGACCTTGTAGTCGATTGTCTCGGCGGGGCGGAATGCCGCAGGGACTTGCAGCGCATGGCCGCAGAAGGGAAAATGCCGCTCGTTTCGGCCGGGATTTCAGGCTGGACAGCTCTCGTCAGCACGACATGGCCTGGCGAGACGGGACTGGCGGAATTCATGAACGAAAAACAGGCGGGCAGCGAACTCATCCAGGGCGTTCCGAGCCCGGTAGCCGGTTTCGCAGCGTCCCTTCAGGCCACGGAAGTTGTGCGAATTCTGACTGGCCACATTCCGGCGCTGCGAGGCAGCCTCCTGTTGGCCGACCTGGCCGAAATGCGTTTTTCATCCATCAGTCTGCAGACAGGACTGGATTTCTCGATCTGA
- a CDS encoding tripartite tricarboxylate transporter substrate binding protein yields the protein MKLRKSMCLFLMALFICLAASGNVFAKYPDKAINMIIAFTAGGSSDVQARIMQKYWNKYSDQQWVFVYKPGAGGAIGFGEIAMSKADGYTIGGINVPHLVLQPLVQKAQFSTDDFAYICQVVNDPQAVAVRNDSKLKSVKDVFEFAKANPGKLKVGLVGPNSGHHLMFLDVKGKFDFPVTEVFYKGAADQNAALLGGEIDVMFGNLNDVMRSLEEMTVLGLAAEKRNAFLPDVPTLREEGYDVVSDIRRAFVAPKAIDKAQLDFLRETFKKICEDPEYLADMKTAGQPTEYMDGDAFAVYIKQQSELAKAALEKAGLLK from the coding sequence ATGAAATTGCGCAAAAGCATGTGTCTTTTTTTGATGGCGCTCTTTATCTGTCTTGCTGCATCCGGCAACGTTTTCGCCAAATATCCAGACAAAGCGATCAACATGATCATTGCCTTCACGGCTGGCGGCTCAAGCGACGTACAGGCCCGGATCATGCAAAAGTATTGGAACAAATACTCTGATCAGCAATGGGTGTTCGTCTACAAACCCGGTGCCGGCGGAGCCATCGGTTTCGGCGAAATCGCAATGTCCAAGGCTGATGGCTACACCATCGGCGGCATCAACGTCCCCCACCTCGTACTCCAGCCCCTAGTCCAGAAAGCCCAATTTTCCACCGACGATTTCGCCTACATCTGCCAGGTGGTCAACGACCCCCAGGCCGTGGCCGTGCGCAATGACAGCAAGCTCAAATCCGTCAAGGATGTCTTCGAGTTCGCCAAGGCCAACCCAGGCAAGCTCAAAGTCGGCCTTGTCGGCCCCAACAGCGGTCATCACCTCATGTTTCTTGACGTGAAGGGCAAGTTCGACTTCCCGGTCACGGAAGTATTCTACAAAGGCGCTGCAGATCAGAACGCCGCGCTCCTTGGCGGCGAGATCGACGTCATGTTCGGCAACCTGAACGACGTCATGCGCAGCCTCGAAGAGATGACCGTGCTGGGCCTCGCCGCTGAAAAACGCAACGCGTTCCTGCCCGATGTCCCGACCCTGCGTGAAGAGGGCTATGACGTGGTGTCCGACATCCGTCGCGCTTTTGTCGCCCCCAAGGCCATCGACAAGGCGCAGCTCGACTTCCTGCGCGAGACATTCAAGAAAATCTGTGAAGACCCCGAATATCTGGCCGACATGAAAACCGCGGGTCAGCCCACGGAATACATGGATGGCGATGCATTTGCCGTCTACATCAAGCAACAGAGCGAGCTTGCCAAGGCTGCCCTTGAAAAGGCCGGCCTGCTAAAATAG
- a CDS encoding flagellar biosynthesis protein FlgA encodes MAIDFLVHEAADGVGVVVVEGLKAGQEITGWVMKEDQTVKIKILNDIPIGHKVALKDFATSDTVIKYNTDIGKVVAPIKKGEHLHVHNVKTKRW; translated from the coding sequence ATGGCTATCGATTTTTTGGTACACGAAGCCGCGGATGGCGTTGGCGTAGTGGTCGTTGAAGGCTTGAAAGCCGGTCAGGAAATCACTGGTTGGGTCATGAAAGAAGACCAGACCGTCAAAATCAAAATCCTCAACGATATTCCGATTGGACACAAGGTTGCCCTGAAGGATTTCGCAACCAGCGACACCGTCATCAAATACAACACCGACATCGGCAAGGTAGTGGCCCCCATCAAGAAAGGCGAACACTTGCACGTCCACAACGTTAAAACCAAGAGGTGGTAA
- a CDS encoding tripartite tricarboxylate transporter TctB family protein, with translation MRSRTSDIAAGLATLAVAGIFQAQCGDLEGVSLLFPRMLIIFMTIGGVYIFASGLLTPRKRAEDAPCELPAEEPVAVKRVAIIALASILYVGIIPLLGFYPASVLFLFCMAMILSDSGVTTARKALASAIFTVILCVSVWVGFALLLGVPTPQSMFF, from the coding sequence ATGCGTAGCCGTACTTCCGATATCGCCGCCGGACTGGCCACTCTTGCAGTTGCCGGCATCTTCCAGGCTCAATGCGGGGACCTTGAGGGCGTAAGCCTGCTTTTCCCCCGGATGCTCATCATCTTCATGACCATTGGAGGCGTGTACATTTTCGCATCCGGCCTCCTGACCCCCAGGAAGCGTGCTGAAGACGCCCCTTGCGAACTCCCGGCCGAGGAACCGGTGGCAGTGAAGCGCGTGGCCATCATTGCCCTGGCCTCCATATTGTATGTGGGCATCATTCCGCTGCTCGGGTTTTATCCGGCCTCGGTGCTGTTCCTCTTTTGCATGGCCATGATCTTGAGCGACTCAGGCGTCACAACCGCCAGAAAGGCTCTGGCGTCGGCGATTTTTACCGTGATCCTGTGCGTTTCCGTCTGGGTGGGATTCGCACTGTTGCTGGGTGTTCCGACACCGCAAAGCATGTTCTTTTAG
- a CDS encoding hydrogenase → MDSTKNFKTHASRMLYAQALGRELVSSLGKVSSRSLFLQNLSRLLRQQFSFDRLCINLYDPNSELLSYFTAAEGAVINSLSPIRKAEKTTVAGHVIQSRKPVVITDVSQHFAESMLHPMAEAGLTTTMAFPLILNDKIIGTLHCSFRRKPDNLYEIMEFLLELSPLVAVGLGALLAMEHIDQGASLNQVPYTGETGESETFFFESQSMRRFMASVHAVAVLDIPVLILGETGTGKSRLAHYIHCRSQRRNKQFVKVNCPAMASTLFESELFGHAKGAFTGAATKRVGRFELAHQGTLFLDEIAELNQEMQSKLLHVLDDSCFERVGESVSFSVDARLIAATNVEMRKAVGQGKVRSDFYYRLSSCTLQIPPLRDRVEDIPALSSYFVTQLCAQYSLPQIQLSQDLLHQLQTHCWPGNARELRNVISALLIKQGISGKLSRQDIQEALRTDELAYPQPSAESLPAPSKPSSTCSLEEVERQHIIDALSRSGGVISGPKGAAKMLGLSRSTLQRRMVKLEIDASVSKNGAR, encoded by the coding sequence ATGGATTCCACCAAAAATTTCAAGACGCACGCATCGCGCATGCTTTATGCGCAGGCGCTGGGCCGCGAGCTTGTCTCCTCCCTGGGCAAAGTTTCGTCGCGAAGTTTGTTTCTGCAGAACCTGTCACGCCTTCTGCGTCAGCAGTTCAGCTTCGACCGGCTTTGTATCAATCTCTATGATCCCAATAGTGAGCTGCTCAGTTACTTCACCGCTGCTGAGGGCGCGGTCATCAATTCCCTTTCCCCCATCCGCAAGGCCGAAAAGACCACTGTCGCCGGGCATGTCATCCAGTCGCGCAAGCCCGTCGTCATCACGGACGTTTCGCAGCATTTCGCGGAATCCATGCTCCATCCCATGGCCGAGGCGGGTCTGACCACGACCATGGCCTTTCCACTTATACTTAACGACAAGATCATCGGCACCCTGCACTGCTCCTTCCGACGGAAACCGGACAACCTCTATGAGATAATGGAATTTCTGCTGGAGCTTTCCCCCTTGGTGGCGGTGGGCCTGGGGGCGCTTCTGGCCATGGAGCATATTGATCAGGGCGCCAGCCTGAACCAGGTTCCGTACACCGGCGAAACGGGTGAGAGCGAGACGTTCTTTTTCGAAAGCCAGTCCATGCGTCGTTTCATGGCCAGTGTTCACGCCGTGGCTGTGCTGGATATTCCAGTGCTTATCCTCGGAGAGACGGGGACGGGCAAGTCGCGCCTGGCCCATTACATCCATTGCCGCAGCCAGCGCCGCAATAAGCAGTTTGTGAAAGTCAACTGTCCGGCCATGGCTTCGACGCTTTTTGAGAGTGAACTCTTCGGTCATGCCAAGGGGGCGTTCACCGGGGCCGCGACAAAACGCGTTGGTCGTTTCGAACTGGCCCATCAGGGGACACTGTTCCTGGATGAGATCGCCGAACTCAACCAGGAAATGCAGAGCAAGTTGCTGCATGTCCTGGATGACAGCTGTTTCGAGCGTGTGGGTGAAAGCGTCTCGTTTTCCGTCGATGCCCGGCTTATCGCTGCTACCAACGTCGAGATGCGCAAGGCCGTCGGCCAAGGGAAGGTGCGCAGTGACTTTTACTACAGGCTGTCGTCCTGCACGCTCCAGATTCCGCCTCTGCGCGACAGGGTCGAAGACATCCCCGCGCTGTCGAGCTATTTTGTCACGCAACTCTGTGCGCAGTACTCTCTGCCGCAAATACAGCTGTCCCAGGATCTTCTACACCAACTCCAGACGCATTGCTGGCCGGGCAATGCCCGCGAATTGCGAAATGTCATCAGTGCTTTGCTCATAAAACAGGGGATTTCCGGAAAACTGAGCCGCCAAGATATCCAGGAGGCCCTGCGTACGGACGAGTTGGCCTATCCGCAGCCGTCGGCCGAGTCTCTTCCGGCACCGTCGAAGCCCTCCTCGACCTGCAGTCTGGAGGAGGTGGAGCGGCAGCATATCATTGATGCCCTGTCCCGCTCCGGTGGTGTCATTTCCGGACCCAAAGGCGCGGCAAAGATGCTTGGCCTGTCGCGTTCGACTCTGCAGAGACGAATGGTCAAGCTGGAAATAGATGCTTCAGTGTCGAAAAACGGGGCGCGGTGA
- a CDS encoding thiamine S protein yields the protein MRISLTLEAILAKYAPENPKAYEIPGPLTVEELILHLGIPEDLVMFVIVNGQMAPLATQLQDNASVSLCPYICGG from the coding sequence ATGCGCATCAGTCTGACCCTGGAGGCCATCCTCGCCAAATACGCGCCGGAAAACCCGAAGGCATACGAAATTCCCGGTCCCCTGACGGTGGAGGAACTCATCCTCCACCTGGGGATTCCCGAGGATCTCGTCATGTTTGTCATCGTCAACGGACAGATGGCGCCCCTTGCGACACAGCTGCAGGACAATGCGTCCGTCTCCCTGTGTCCTTACATATGCGGAGGCTAG
- a CDS encoding TRAP transporter small permease, protein MSIQATSIIRKLYDNFEEILSVVCVGVMVACLMLQVGARWLGGHGLPWTEELSRFAFLWAVFSAAALVAKHGSHVRITAQYLLMPPKYRLGFRMLTDTIWIIFNFYIAWTSWQVVSSGLEFPELSPTLKIVRGYVEMIIPFGFVLMSWRIVENYVIRFRSGTLLELVQEEFEKGEK, encoded by the coding sequence ATGTCGATTCAGGCGACGTCTATCATTCGCAAGCTGTACGATAATTTCGAGGAAATCCTGAGCGTGGTGTGCGTCGGCGTCATGGTTGCCTGCCTCATGCTTCAGGTCGGAGCCCGCTGGTTAGGCGGGCACGGCCTACCATGGACGGAGGAGCTCAGCCGCTTTGCCTTTCTGTGGGCCGTATTTTCCGCGGCGGCCCTCGTGGCCAAGCACGGCTCACATGTCCGCATCACCGCCCAGTATCTGCTCATGCCGCCGAAATACCGGCTGGGCTTCCGGATGCTCACCGACACCATCTGGATAATCTTCAACTTCTACATCGCCTGGACAAGCTGGCAGGTCGTCAGCAGCGGGTTGGAATTCCCGGAGCTTTCGCCCACCCTGAAAATTGTCAGAGGCTATGTCGAAATGATCATCCCGTTCGGCTTCGTGCTCATGAGTTGGCGAATAGTGGAAAACTACGTCATCAGGTTCAGAAGCGGGACCCTGCTCGAACTTGTGCAGGAAGAATTTGAAAAGGGGGAAAAATAA
- a CDS encoding aldehyde ferredoxin oxidoreductase, with the protein MPYGYNGKILVVDLTAGTWSVDEHDESWYRTYWGGGSLASWYMHKFIPTKTDPLGPENVLIFAASVLCGCGMSGFNRYTVAAMSPLTGGFGESEAAGYFGPEMKHAGFDAVVFKGKSPKPVYLWINKGQVELRPAGPLWGMENAPFLDAVREELGDKKIRIASIGPAGEKMSRLACIINELAHANGRSGMGAVMGSKNLKAVIVRGEEGSIELANPEAFKELNLFHRKRIGEHMPNVGMRKFGTVQHMMAQQNSGILPTRNWKDCQFEDAAKLGWEGYEKVFDGNHTCYKCTVACKRKVNNIAEKRYGGPEYETLAALGSMCGVGDLDAVCRGHEICNAMGIDTVGAGAAVAFAMELAEKGILTPQDMGGRLITFGDGAGMLELLDKIARREGIGDVLADGVKRAAESIGKDSEEYAFHVKGQEPAFHDPRGKTGVGLGFALSPTGADHIEAPHEVPFQGEGVKLVNPLGIIVAPKALDNGPDKVRYFIAGEKTWAMNNTLGICNFVVAPLFALSYAKLCEVIEAVTGWSTSMHELMLVAERSMVLARMFNTREGMDSKDDTLFRRMYEPLPDGPLKGTTIDPKEFQNMLHMYYTMMNWNEKGIPREGALYNLSLEWLN; encoded by the coding sequence ATGCCGTATGGTTATAACGGAAAAATCTTGGTGGTTGACCTGACTGCGGGCACGTGGTCCGTGGATGAACACGACGAAAGCTGGTACCGCACCTACTGGGGCGGCGGTTCCCTGGCCAGCTGGTACATGCACAAGTTCATTCCGACGAAGACCGATCCCCTCGGTCCGGAAAACGTTCTGATTTTTGCGGCCTCGGTGCTCTGTGGCTGCGGCATGTCGGGCTTCAACCGCTACACGGTGGCGGCCATGAGTCCCCTGACGGGCGGCTTTGGCGAATCCGAAGCCGCCGGATATTTCGGCCCGGAGATGAAGCACGCAGGCTTCGACGCTGTTGTCTTCAAGGGTAAATCCCCCAAGCCCGTCTATCTTTGGATCAACAAGGGCCAGGTCGAACTGCGCCCCGCAGGTCCGCTTTGGGGCATGGAGAACGCACCTTTCCTGGACGCCGTCCGTGAAGAACTGGGCGACAAAAAGATCCGCATCGCCTCCATCGGCCCCGCCGGCGAGAAGATGAGCCGCCTGGCCTGCATCATCAACGAACTGGCCCACGCCAACGGCCGCAGCGGCATGGGCGCGGTCATGGGCTCCAAGAATTTGAAAGCCGTCATCGTGCGCGGCGAGGAAGGCAGCATCGAACTCGCCAACCCCGAGGCCTTCAAGGAACTCAATCTGTTCCACCGCAAGCGCATCGGCGAGCACATGCCAAACGTCGGCATGCGCAAGTTCGGCACGGTGCAGCACATGATGGCCCAGCAGAACTCCGGCATCCTGCCTACGCGCAACTGGAAGGACTGCCAGTTCGAAGACGCGGCCAAGCTCGGTTGGGAAGGCTACGAGAAGGTCTTTGACGGCAACCACACCTGCTACAAATGCACCGTGGCCTGCAAGCGCAAGGTCAACAATATCGCCGAAAAGCGCTACGGCGGACCCGAATACGAAACCCTGGCCGCCCTTGGTTCCATGTGCGGTGTTGGTGATCTGGACGCCGTGTGTCGCGGTCACGAGATCTGCAACGCCATGGGCATCGATACCGTCGGAGCAGGCGCGGCAGTGGCCTTTGCCATGGAGCTCGCCGAAAAGGGCATCCTCACCCCTCAGGACATGGGCGGACGACTGATCACGTTTGGAGACGGCGCGGGTATGCTTGAACTTTTGGACAAGATCGCTCGTCGTGAAGGAATTGGCGATGTCCTCGCCGATGGCGTCAAGCGCGCGGCCGAGAGCATCGGCAAGGACTCCGAGGAATACGCCTTCCACGTCAAGGGCCAGGAACCGGCCTTTCATGACCCGCGCGGCAAGACCGGCGTCGGCCTGGGCTTTGCGCTATCCCCCACTGGTGCGGACCATATCGAGGCCCCGCATGAAGTTCCTTTCCAGGGCGAGGGCGTGAAGCTCGTCAACCCGCTTGGCATCATCGTGGCCCCCAAGGCTCTGGACAACGGCCCAGACAAGGTGCGCTACTTCATCGCGGGTGAAAAGACCTGGGCCATGAACAACACGCTCGGCATCTGCAACTTCGTGGTCGCGCCCCTCTTCGCCCTGAGCTACGCCAAGCTGTGCGAAGTCATTGAAGCGGTGACGGGCTGGTCGACCAGCATGCACGAGCTCATGCTCGTCGCGGAACGCTCCATGGTCCTGGCCCGCATGTTCAACACACGGGAAGGCATGGACAGCAAGGACGACACATTGTTCCGCCGCATGTACGAACCTCTCCCGGATGGCCCTCTCAAGGGCACGACCATCGATCCGAAGGAATTCCAGAACATGCTCCACATGTACTATACCATGATGAACTGGAATGAAAAAGGCATCCCGCGTGAAGGGGCTCTCTACAATCTGAGCCTGGAATGGCTGAATTAG
- a CDS encoding D-galactarate dehydratase, translating to MQTKFFGYRRENGRVGIRNHVVILPLDDLSNAACEAVANNIKGVLAIPHAYGRLQFGKDLDLHFRTLIGAGCNPNVAAVVVIGIEPQWTNKIVEGIASTGKPVFGFSIEQNGDLNTIAAASRKAKELLQWATELQRTECDVKELVVSTKCGESDTTSGIATNPTVGNAYDKLYEQGSTLIFGETTELTGGEHLVLERCINDEVRADFQRYFDRYAKVIDDHKTSDLSDSQPTKGNIEGGLTTIEEKALGNIQKIGRKAPVVGCLDLAEAPTSNGLWFMDSSSAAAEMVTLCAAAGAVVHFFPTGQGNIIGNPLLPVIKLCSNPRTLRTMEEHFDVDVSGLVRREINMDEAGDKLLEMMISTCNGRLTAAEALGHREFIMTRLYESA from the coding sequence ATGCAGACCAAATTTTTCGGATATCGTCGTGAAAATGGCCGTGTCGGCATTCGCAACCATGTCGTCATCCTCCCTCTGGATGACCTGTCCAATGCGGCCTGCGAAGCCGTAGCCAACAACATAAAGGGCGTATTGGCCATTCCTCATGCCTATGGCCGTCTGCAGTTCGGTAAAGACCTCGACCTGCACTTCCGCACCCTGATCGGCGCTGGCTGCAACCCCAACGTCGCCGCAGTCGTGGTCATCGGCATCGAACCTCAGTGGACGAACAAGATCGTCGAGGGCATCGCCTCCACCGGCAAGCCTGTTTTCGGTTTCTCCATCGAGCAGAACGGCGACCTCAACACTATTGCCGCCGCCTCCCGCAAGGCCAAGGAACTCCTGCAGTGGGCCACCGAACTGCAGCGCACCGAGTGCGACGTGAAGGAACTCGTGGTCTCCACCAAGTGCGGCGAGTCCGACACCACCTCCGGCATCGCCACCAACCCCACCGTCGGCAACGCCTACGATAAGCTGTACGAGCAGGGTTCCACTCTGATTTTCGGTGAGACCACCGAACTGACCGGCGGCGAGCACCTCGTGCTCGAGCGCTGTATCAACGACGAAGTCCGCGCTGATTTCCAGAGATACTTCGACCGTTACGCAAAGGTCATCGACGACCACAAGACCAGCGACCTTTCCGACTCCCAGCCCACCAAGGGCAACATCGAGGGCGGCCTGACCACCATCGAGGAAAAGGCTCTGGGCAACATCCAGAAGATCGGCCGCAAGGCCCCCGTCGTCGGCTGCCTGGACCTGGCCGAAGCCCCGACCAGCAATGGTCTGTGGTTCATGGACTCCTCCTCCGCCGCTGCCGAAATGGTCACCCTGTGCGCCGCTGCCGGTGCCGTGGTCCACTTCTTCCCCACCGGCCAGGGCAACATTATCGGCAACCCGCTCCTGCCCGTCATCAAGCTCTGCTCCAACCCCCGCACCCTGCGGACCATGGAAGAGCACTTCGACGTGGACGTCTCCGGCCTGGTGCGCCGCGAGATCAACATGGACGAGGCCGGTGACAAGCTCCTGGAAATGATGATCAGCACCTGCAACGGCCGCCTGACCGCCGCCGAAGCGCTGGGCCATCGCGAATTCATCATGACCCGCTTGTACGAAAGCGCATAA
- a CDS encoding TRAP transporter large permease yields the protein MELSVLQMVLITLGVFFLLGMPVFMSLAISAVVALTFGGYLPMSVIHNSIFDGLNIFPLLAIPCFVIAGTLMEYGNITNQIVEVVKQLVGRMHGGLGITTILACTFFAAISGSGPGTVAAVGTILIPAMVRSGYSKDYAASVSSSGGTIGLLIPPSNPMIIYSILGNVSVTAMFTAGFIPGFMVGLVMCLTAWTVARRKGFRGDENTPPFNLINFLKTLWKSFFSLLTPFVILGSIYSGLCTPVEAAVLAIAYALFVGIVINRALRPVHIYKALLEGALLCGAVLLIVGTSTLFGKILTFEEAPQRLATAVMSISQDPKIVLLLIIGVLIILGMFMETLSTIIILVPVLMPMLHVVGIDPIHFGIILVVTNEMALLTPPLGVNLFVASRLANISVERISVGVLPFLAALLVCILILTFFPEISTWLPYTLGMGQ from the coding sequence ATGGAACTCTCCGTCTTACAAATGGTCCTGATCACCCTGGGCGTATTCTTCCTGCTCGGTATGCCGGTCTTCATGAGTCTGGCCATCTCGGCCGTCGTCGCCCTGACCTTTGGCGGATACCTCCCCATGTCCGTCATCCATAACTCGATTTTCGACGGACTGAACATCTTTCCGCTCCTGGCCATCCCCTGCTTCGTTATCGCCGGCACCCTCATGGAGTACGGCAACATCACGAACCAGATAGTGGAAGTGGTCAAGCAGCTTGTCGGCCGCATGCACGGCGGCCTGGGAATCACCACCATTCTGGCCTGCACCTTCTTTGCGGCCATCTCGGGCTCGGGCCCGGGCACCGTGGCCGCTGTAGGGACCATCCTGATCCCGGCCATGGTCCGCAGCGGTTACAGCAAGGATTACGCGGCGTCCGTGTCTTCTTCCGGCGGCACAATCGGGCTGCTCATCCCGCCGAGCAACCCCATGATCATCTATTCCATCCTGGGCAACGTATCCGTCACGGCCATGTTCACCGCCGGCTTCATCCCCGGTTTCATGGTTGGTCTGGTCATGTGCCTCACGGCCTGGACCGTGGCGAGAAGGAAAGGGTTTCGCGGCGACGAAAACACCCCGCCGTTCAACCTGATCAATTTTCTGAAGACTCTCTGGAAAAGCTTTTTCTCCCTGCTGACCCCCTTCGTCATCCTGGGGTCCATCTATTCAGGGCTGTGCACCCCCGTCGAAGCGGCCGTCCTGGCCATCGCCTACGCCCTCTTCGTCGGCATCGTCATCAATCGCGCCCTGCGGCCCGTACATATTTACAAGGCCTTGCTGGAAGGCGCACTGCTCTGCGGAGCCGTGCTGCTCATCGTCGGCACGTCGACCCTGTTCGGCAAGATCCTGACCTTCGAGGAAGCCCCCCAGCGTCTGGCCACGGCCGTCATGAGCATATCCCAGGACCCCAAGATCGTGCTGCTGCTCATCATCGGCGTACTGATCATCCTCGGCATGTTCATGGAGACCCTTTCCACCATCATCATCCTGGTGCCGGTCCTCATGCCCATGCTGCACGTAGTCGGCATCGATCCCATCCACTTCGGCATCATCCTGGTGGTGACCAACGAAATGGCCCTGCTCACGCCGCCTCTGGGGGTCAACCTGTTCGTGGCGTCGCGATTGGCGAACATCTCGGTGGAGCGCATCTCTGTCGGCGTGCTCCCCTTCCTCGCCGCGCTTCTGGTCTGTATCCTGATCCTGACATTCTTCCCTGAAATATCCACCTGGCTGCCGTACACACTGGGTATGGGACAATAA